ATCTGCTGTTGGGTTTGGTGGGATTACCGCTTCGCAGATTGCTTCCCGTTTGACGGAGAAGCTGCGCAAGGAGCAGGAGGACGCCGCTAATCATTTAGAGCTCACTTCAGAGATGAAGGAGATCAAGTCTTCCGGAGAGAAACGTAATCAACCGACCAATGGCGTATGTGTTAAAGGAATTGATAATTTGCTTGTCCGTTTTGCACGATGTTGTAATCCGGTGCCGGGTGACGACATTGTAGGGTATGTTACACGGGGCCGGGGTGTATCTGTGCATCGCCAGGATTGTCCTAATATTCCGGGTGAAGGCAACGGTGAAGAAGCAGCAAGAGTGATTGAAGTGGAATGGGAAGGTACGATGGAAGCGAACTACAGTGTGGATATTGAGATTACGGGTCATGATCGTAATGGACTACTCAATGAAGTGCTGCAGGCGGTATCCGAGAGTAAAACGAACATTTCTGCGGTCACTGGGCGCTCTGACAAGAATAAGATGGCAATGATTCATATGACCATTCTTATTCGTAACACGGAGCATCTGCAATCCGTTGTAGATAAAGTGAAACGAGTCAAGGATGTATATACAGTGAATCGGATCATGCAATAAAGCAAGGAGCGGAGTAGTGCGATGAGAGTTGTAGTACAGCGTTGTAAGGACGCCAAAGTAACCGTAGATGAGAAAGTGACCGGTGAGATTGGCAAAGGCTTGATGCTGCTTGTTGGCGTTACGCATGAAGATACAGAGAAGGATGCCAAGCATTTGGCGGATAAAATAGCTGGCTTGCGTATTTTTGAAGATGATGCTGGTAAAATGAACTACAGTGTAACAGAAACTGAGGGAGCTATTCTTTCGGTGTCCCAGTTTACTTTATACGGGGATTGCCGTAAAGGAAGACGGCCAAATTTCATGGGAGCAGCAGCTCCTGCGGAGGCCGAGCGACTTTATGATTATTTTAACCAAGAGCTTAGAGCTGGAGGACTTCAGGTGGAGACGGGCGTATTTGGAGCGATGATGGATGTGTCGCTGACCAATTGGGGTCCGGTTACTCTCATTTTGGATAGCCGCAGTTAACGAAAAGAAGATGTCGAATATTGCTCCTTATCAGAGCGAACATTCGACATCTTTTTTTATTGTGATTGAGCTGTGAGTAAGAATCTTGTGAGGATAGAGCCTCTTGGTGCTGGATAAACTAAATGAAGATGGATATCATGCACGATGCAAGGAGCTTAGGCAATGAGACAATCACAGAAGGCTTGGGTATGGAGAAGTATCCCGGCACTAGCAACTGGGAGCCCTATAGAGGCCTGTGCGTTAGCCAAAAAGTCGGAAGACGAGATTGAACCCCAAATGATCAAAGGAAGAAG
This window of the Paenibacillus sp. FSL R10-2734 genome carries:
- the dtd gene encoding D-aminoacyl-tRNA deacylase, with the translated sequence MRVVVQRCKDAKVTVDEKVTGEIGKGLMLLVGVTHEDTEKDAKHLADKIAGLRIFEDDAGKMNYSVTETEGAILSVSQFTLYGDCRKGRRPNFMGAAAPAEAERLYDYFNQELRAGGLQVETGVFGAMMDVSLTNWGPVTLILDSRS